A single window of Bradyrhizobium daqingense DNA harbors:
- the nifK gene encoding nitrogenase molybdenum-iron protein subunit beta — protein sequence MPQSAEHVLDHVELFRGPEYQQMLAKKKIFENPRDPAEVERIKEWTKTAEYREKNFAREALAVNPAKACQPLGAVFASVGFERTLPFVHGSQGCVAYYRSHLSRHFKEPSSCVSSSMTEDAAVFGGLNNMTDGLANSYKMYKPKMIAVSTTCMAEVIGDDLNAFIKTSKEKGSVPADFDVPFAHTPAFVGSHVTGYDNALKGILEHFWDGKAGTAPKLERKPNGAINIIGGFDGYTVGNLREIKRILELMGIQHTVLADNSEVFDTPTDGEFRMYDGGTTLKDAANAIHAKATISMQQWCTEKTLSFAAEHGQDVLSFNYPVGLSATDDFIVALSRISGKEIPEQLARERGRLVDAIADSSAHVHGKKFAIYGDPDLCYGLAAFLLELGAEPTHVLSTNGNKAWQEKMQALLASSPFGQGCQVYPGRDLWHMRSLLFTEPVDFLIGNTYGKYLERDTATPLIRIGFPIFDRHHHHRSPIWGYQGGLNVLVKILDKIFDEIDNKTNILGKTDYSFDIIR from the coding sequence ATGCCGCAGAGTGCCGAACACGTGCTCGATCATGTCGAACTGTTCCGCGGTCCAGAATACCAGCAAATGCTGGCGAAGAAGAAGATATTCGAGAATCCGCGCGATCCTGCCGAGGTCGAACGTATCAAGGAATGGACCAAAACGGCCGAATATCGCGAAAAAAACTTCGCGCGGGAGGCGCTGGCGGTAAATCCGGCGAAGGCGTGTCAGCCGCTTGGCGCCGTATTCGCCTCTGTCGGCTTTGAGCGCACGCTGCCCTTCGTCCACGGCAGCCAAGGCTGTGTGGCCTATTACCGCAGTCATTTGTCGCGGCACTTCAAGGAGCCTAGCTCCTGTGTCTCTTCATCAATGACGGAAGATGCTGCCGTATTCGGCGGTCTGAACAACATGACCGACGGGCTCGCGAACAGCTACAAGATGTACAAGCCCAAGATGATTGCGGTTTCCACAACCTGCATGGCCGAAGTGATCGGCGATGACCTGAACGCCTTCATCAAGACGTCGAAAGAAAAGGGCTCGGTTCCGGCAGACTTCGACGTGCCGTTCGCCCACACGCCCGCATTCGTTGGCAGTCACGTCACCGGCTACGACAATGCCCTCAAAGGCATTCTGGAGCATTTTTGGGACGGCAAGGCCGGAACAGCGCCGAAGCTGGAGCGCAAACCGAATGGAGCGATCAACATCATTGGCGGGTTCGATGGATATACCGTCGGGAACCTTCGCGAGATTAAGCGCATCTTGGAATTGATGGGCATCCAGCACACAGTTCTCGCCGACAATTCTGAAGTGTTCGACACTCCGACAGACGGCGAATTCCGGATGTATGACGGTGGTACGACGCTGAAGGATGCGGCGAACGCGATTCACGCCAAGGCGACCATCTCCATGCAGCAATGGTGCACGGAAAAAACGCTGTCATTTGCGGCAGAGCATGGCCAGGACGTTCTATCCTTCAACTACCCGGTAGGCTTATCAGCAACGGATGACTTTATCGTCGCGCTGTCACGCATCAGCGGCAAGGAGATTCCGGAGCAACTCGCGCGAGAACGTGGCCGCTTGGTTGATGCCATTGCCGACTCAAGCGCTCATGTTCATGGCAAAAAGTTCGCGATCTATGGCGATCCGGATCTTTGCTATGGATTGGCTGCGTTTCTGCTCGAACTCGGCGCCGAGCCGACCCATGTGCTGTCCACCAATGGCAACAAAGCGTGGCAGGAGAAAATGCAGGCGCTGCTTGCAAGCTCGCCATTTGGACAGGGCTGCCAAGTCTATCCGGGGCGGGATCTCTGGCACATGCGTTCACTCTTGTTCACCGAGCCGGTCGATTTTCTGATTGGCAACACCTATGGGAAGTATCTGGAGCGTGATACCGCAACGCCACTAATCCGCATCGGCTTTCCGATTTTCGACCGGCATCACCATCACCGCTCCCCCATATGGGGCTATCAGGGCGGTCTGAATGTGCTGGTCAAGATCCTGGACAAGATCTTCGACGAGATCGACAACAAGACCAACATTCTTGGCAAAACCGACTACAGCTTCGACATCATTCGTTGA
- the fdxB gene encoding ferredoxin III, nif-specific, with protein MSFATRDGRDWMPQYLASIDAKKCIGCGRCFKVCGQDVMTLKGINEEGELVNLDNDADDEVEKKIMVLNDQGACIGCGACDRVCPASCQTHVPAAAA; from the coding sequence ATGTCATTTGCAACGCGAGACGGCCGCGACTGGATGCCACAATACCTAGCCTCGATCGATGCCAAGAAGTGCATCGGCTGTGGCCGCTGTTTCAAGGTGTGCGGTCAAGATGTCATGACTTTGAAAGGCATCAACGAGGAGGGCGAACTCGTCAACCTTGACAATGACGCGGACGATGAAGTCGAAAAAAAGATTATGGTTCTGAACGATCAGGGCGCCTGCATCGGCTGCGGTGCGTGCGATAGGGTTTGCCCGGCCAGCTGCCAGACCCACGTCCCAGCCGCAGCTGCATGA
- the nifE gene encoding nitrogenase iron-molybdenum cofactor biosynthesis protein NifE codes for MSSLAATVQDIFDEPGCAKNGSKSEAERRNGCTRQLQPGSAAGGCAFDGAKVALQPFTDVAHLVHGPIACEGNSWDNRGAASSGSDLWRTAFTTDLSETDIVFGGEKRLCKAIKEIIDKCDPPAIFVYQTCIPAMIGDDINAVCKAASRRFSKPVIPINSPGFAGSKNLGNKLAGEALLDYVIGTREPDYTTPYDINLIGEYNLSGELWQVKPVLDELGVRILCCISGDGKYREVASSHRARAAMLVCSKSMINVARKMEQRYGIPFFEGSFYGIQDSSESLRQIARLLVERGAPADLLGRTEAVIAREEARAWAAIQPYKPRLEGKRALLMTGGVKSWSVVSALQEAGLELVGTSVKKSTMEDKERIKELMGQDAHMIDDMTAREMYKMLKDAEADIMLSGGKSQFVALKAAVPWVDINQERCHAYMGYAGIVKLVEEIDNSLSSPMWEQLRRPAPWEALAKAREQMQSMAAIAGDPVLAETARRARNICVCNRVDLGTIEDAISVHGLRSVAAVREHTNAAGGCCQGRIEDMLMSEPSDMRQAAE; via the coding sequence ATGAGTTCACTGGCGGCCACGGTCCAGGATATCTTCGACGAGCCGGGCTGCGCCAAGAATGGCAGTAAGTCTGAGGCGGAACGCAGGAACGGCTGTACCAGACAGTTGCAGCCGGGTAGCGCTGCGGGTGGCTGTGCTTTCGACGGCGCGAAGGTTGCGCTGCAGCCGTTCACCGATGTCGCTCACTTGGTACATGGCCCGATCGCGTGCGAAGGTAATTCCTGGGACAATCGCGGCGCGGCGTCGTCCGGCTCGGATTTGTGGCGCACCGCTTTCACAACCGATTTGAGCGAAACCGATATTGTATTCGGAGGCGAGAAGCGGCTGTGCAAAGCGATCAAGGAGATCATCGACAAGTGCGATCCGCCCGCAATCTTCGTCTATCAAACCTGCATCCCGGCGATGATCGGCGATGACATCAATGCAGTCTGCAAGGCAGCGTCGCGAAGATTCTCAAAACCGGTGATCCCGATCAATTCTCCGGGCTTCGCCGGTTCGAAAAACCTCGGTAACAAGCTCGCGGGCGAAGCCTTGCTCGACTACGTGATCGGCACGCGAGAACCGGACTACACCACGCCGTACGACATCAATCTGATCGGAGAATACAACCTTTCAGGAGAGCTCTGGCAGGTGAAGCCAGTGTTAGACGAGCTTGGAGTGCGAATTCTCTGCTGCATTTCGGGCGATGGCAAATACCGCGAAGTCGCTTCATCTCATCGCGCGCGGGCGGCAATGTTGGTGTGCTCAAAATCCATGATCAACGTGGCACGCAAGATGGAGCAACGTTACGGGATCCCATTCTTCGAGGGGTCGTTCTACGGTATTCAGGATTCAAGCGAATCGCTACGCCAGATCGCCCGCTTATTGGTTGAGCGCGGCGCCCCGGCAGATCTGCTCGGGCGCACCGAAGCGGTGATCGCGCGCGAGGAAGCGCGGGCGTGGGCTGCCATCCAGCCGTACAAGCCGCGACTCGAAGGCAAAAGGGCCTTGTTAATGACCGGCGGTGTCAAGTCATGGTCGGTCGTCTCGGCGCTCCAGGAAGCCGGGCTGGAATTAGTCGGAACCAGTGTGAAGAAATCGACCATGGAAGACAAGGAGCGCATCAAGGAGCTCATGGGGCAGGATGCCCACATGATCGACGACATGACTGCGCGCGAAATGTACAAGATGTTGAAGGACGCAGAAGCGGACATCATGCTATCGGGCGGCAAGTCGCAATTTGTCGCGCTGAAGGCGGCGGTGCCATGGGTCGATATCAACCAGGAGCGTTGCCACGCCTATATGGGCTATGCCGGAATAGTCAAGCTGGTGGAGGAGATCGATAATTCGCTCTCAAGCCCGATGTGGGAGCAGCTACGTCGGCCAGCGCCATGGGAGGCTTTGGCCAAAGCGCGGGAGCAGATGCAGTCCATGGCCGCGATCGCCGGCGATCCGGTCCTCGCCGAAACAGCGCGCCGCGCGAGGAATATCTGCGTGTGTAACAGGGTTGATCTGGGCACGATTGAGGACGCAATCTCCGTGCACGGCTTGAGGAGCGTCGCAGCGGTCCGAGAGCATACCAATGCGGCCGGTGGCTGCTGTCAAGGACGCATCGAAGATATGTTGATGTCCGAGCCATCTGATATGCGACAGGCCGCAGAGTAG
- a CDS encoding NifX-associated nitrogen fixation protein has product MTAKIAQQGSVVDAPFLIELVKLWRAQDTNEAWEGKSDLDLLEPYILNRERRRALPIIGDPDPNTLWRLELFFNAVGLSVERETGIMVQPILKLHHEGFGRIVLIAGRLVAVNKQLRDVHRLGFDNCVKLAQEGDRYVSEGIGLIRKFPDVANY; this is encoded by the coding sequence ATGACCGCAAAAATAGCGCAGCAGGGCAGCGTCGTCGACGCACCATTTCTAATCGAGTTAGTCAAGCTTTGGCGCGCCCAGGATACCAATGAAGCCTGGGAAGGGAAGAGCGACCTTGATCTGCTCGAACCCTATATCCTGAACAGGGAGAGACGACGCGCATTGCCGATCATCGGTGATCCCGATCCCAATACACTATGGCGGCTTGAGTTGTTCTTCAATGCGGTCGGCCTGTCAGTAGAGAGGGAGACCGGCATTATGGTTCAGCCGATCCTGAAGCTGCATCATGAAGGCTTCGGGCGCATAGTGCTCATCGCAGGGCGGTTGGTCGCCGTAAACAAGCAGCTGCGCGACGTGCATCGCTTGGGATTCGATAATTGCGTCAAGCTGGCTCAAGAGGGGGATAGATATGTCAGCGAGGGAATTGGCCTGATTCGGAAATTTCCAGACGTGGCTAACTATTGA
- the nifD gene encoding nitrogenase molybdenum-iron protein alpha chain: MSLATTNSVAEIRARNKELIEEVLKVYPEKTAKRRAKHLNVHQAGKSDCGVKSNIKSIPGVMTIRGCAYAGSKGVVWGPIKDMVHISHGPVGCGQYSWGSRRNYYVGTTGIDSFVTLQFTSDFQEKDIVFGGDKKLDKILDEIQELFPLNNGITIQSECPVGLIGDDIEAVSRAKSKEYGGKTIVPVRCEGFRGVSQSLGHHIANDAVRDWIFGHIEAEGKPKFEPTPYDVAIIGDYNIGGDAWSSRILLEEMGLRVIAQWSGDGSLAELEATPKAKLNILHCYRSMNYISRHMEEKFGIPWCEYNFFGPSKIADSLRRIAGYFDDKIKEGAERVIEKYQPLVDAVIAKYRPRLEGKTVMLYVGGLRPRHVIGAYEDLGMDVIGTGYEFGHNDDYQRTAQHYVKDSTLIYDDVNGYEFERFVEKLQPDLVGSGIKEKYVFQKMSVPFRQMHSWDYSGPYHGYDGFAIFARDMDMAVNSPIWKRTKAPWKEAPSAKLQAAE; this comes from the coding sequence AGCACCTCAACGTGCACCAAGCAGGTAAGTCGGACTGCGGGGTGAAGTCCAACATCAAATCCATACCCGGCGTGATGACGATAAGAGGGTGCGCCTATGCAGGGTCGAAGGGGGTGGTCTGGGGACCAATCAAGGACATGGTTCATATCAGCCATGGCCCGGTTGGCTGCGGCCAATATTCATGGGGCTCGCGGCGCAACTATTACGTTGGCACCACGGGCATCGATAGCTTCGTGACTCTGCAGTTCACCTCCGACTTCCAGGAAAAGGATATCGTATTTGGCGGCGACAAGAAACTGGACAAAATCCTTGATGAAATCCAAGAGCTGTTTCCACTCAACAACGGCATTACGATACAATCAGAGTGCCCGGTAGGGTTGATCGGTGACGATATCGAGGCGGTGTCAAGGGCGAAATCCAAAGAATATGGAGGCAAGACCATCGTGCCGGTCCGTTGTGAGGGCTTTCGGGGTGTGTCGCAGTCACTAGGCCATCACATTGCAAACGATGCGGTACGCGATTGGATTTTCGGGCATATCGAGGCCGAGGGCAAACCAAAGTTCGAGCCGACACCATACGATGTTGCGATCATCGGAGACTACAATATCGGCGGCGATGCTTGGTCATCGCGAATTCTGCTTGAAGAGATGGGACTACGGGTAATCGCGCAGTGGTCCGGCGACGGTTCACTGGCCGAGCTCGAAGCAACGCCGAAGGCAAAGCTCAACATTCTGCATTGCTACCGTTCCATGAACTATATCTCACGCCACATGGAAGAGAAGTTCGGCATCCCTTGGTGCGAGTACAACTTCTTCGGACCTTCAAAGATCGCGGACTCACTGCGCAGGATTGCGGGTTATTTTGACGACAAGATCAAGGAAGGCGCCGAGCGAGTGATCGAGAAGTATCAGCCGCTGGTGGACGCCGTGATTGCAAAATATCGCCCGCGCCTCGAGGGCAAGACGGTGATGCTGTACGTCGGCGGCCTTCGTCCGCGTCATGTGATTGGCGCGTACGAGGACCTCGGGATGGACGTCATTGGCACTGGCTACGAGTTCGGTCACAACGACGACTATCAGCGCACAGCTCAGCACTACGTGAAAGACAGCACCCTCATCTATGATGACGTCAATGGCTATGAGTTCGAGCGCTTCGTCGAAAAACTCCAGCCTGATCTTGTCGGCTCAGGCATCAAGGAAAAGTACGTTTTCCAAAAGATGAGTGTGCCGTTCCGGCAGATGCATTCGTGGGACTATTCGGGTCCATATCACGGTTATGACGGCTTTGCGATCTTCGCGCGCGACATGGACATGGCCGTCAACTCGCCAATTTGGAAAAGAACGAAAGCTCCCTGGAAGGAAGCGCCGAGCGCCAAGCTCCAGGCTGCAGAATAA
- the nifN gene encoding nitrogenase iron-molybdenum cofactor biosynthesis protein NifN, whose amino-acid sequence MALVTAPTKACVVNPLKMSQPIGGAYAFMGLRGAMPLLHGSQGCTSFGLTLFVRHFKEAIPLQTTAMSEVATVLGGYENLEQAILNISKRAKPKIIGICSTGVTETNGDDVEAYLKLIRSAYPQLTKLPLVYVSTPDFKGAFQDGWEKAVARMVEVLVDRPSANGLRDPSKVNVLPGCHLTPGDLDELRALLEDFGLYPSFLPDLAGSLDGHIPDEFTSTTIGGIDVDEIASMGRAGWTIAIGAQMQRAAEVMQTKTGVPFRVFERLCGLHPNDDFMMFLSEISGRPIPSKYRRQRSQLADAMLDAHFHIGGRKVAIGAEPDLLFDLSGMLHDMGAQVTVAVTTTQSEVIERIRTKEVLIGDLEDLEGFAKEKHCDLLITHSHGRQAAGRLKVPFYRVGFPIFDRLGAGHQVSVGYRGTRNVIFQIANLVIAHRDENDRPTPDRWRTTPGLPQHVGHRRSTGAPERSIA is encoded by the coding sequence ATGGCCCTGGTCACGGCGCCGACAAAAGCCTGCGTTGTCAACCCGCTGAAGATGAGCCAGCCGATCGGCGGCGCATACGCCTTCATGGGTTTGCGCGGTGCGATGCCGCTTCTGCACGGCTCACAGGGGTGCACATCCTTCGGTCTCACGCTCTTTGTCCGGCACTTCAAAGAAGCAATACCGCTGCAGACCACCGCGATGAGCGAGGTCGCGACCGTACTCGGCGGATATGAAAATTTGGAGCAGGCGATACTTAACATCTCCAAGCGCGCTAAGCCGAAGATCATCGGAATCTGCTCGACCGGTGTCACCGAGACCAACGGCGACGATGTGGAAGCGTACCTCAAACTAATCCGGAGTGCGTATCCGCAACTCACAAAGTTGCCGCTCGTATATGTATCAACGCCTGATTTCAAGGGCGCGTTCCAGGATGGGTGGGAGAAGGCAGTTGCACGCATGGTGGAGGTGCTGGTGGACCGGCCAAGTGCCAATGGCCTGCGGGATCCCTCGAAGGTAAATGTTCTACCGGGGTGTCACCTGACGCCCGGCGACCTTGATGAACTCCGTGCCTTGCTGGAGGATTTCGGATTGTACCCCTCCTTTCTCCCTGACTTGGCGGGATCGCTCGACGGGCATATCCCCGATGAGTTTACGTCAACGACCATCGGCGGCATTGACGTCGACGAGATCGCGAGCATGGGGCGCGCAGGGTGGACCATTGCAATCGGTGCGCAGATGCAGCGCGCGGCTGAGGTCATGCAGACTAAAACCGGGGTGCCTTTTCGTGTGTTCGAGCGACTGTGTGGTCTTCATCCAAACGACGATTTCATGATGTTTTTGAGCGAGATTAGCGGGCGCCCGATACCCTCGAAATATCGACGCCAGCGCAGTCAGCTCGCCGATGCTATGTTGGACGCGCACTTCCATATTGGCGGCCGCAAAGTCGCGATCGGTGCCGAGCCAGACCTTCTGTTCGATTTATCCGGCATGCTGCACGATATGGGCGCGCAGGTGACCGTCGCCGTGACGACCACTCAGTCTGAGGTGATCGAGCGAATCAGGACCAAGGAGGTTCTCATTGGTGACCTCGAAGATCTGGAAGGATTTGCAAAAGAAAAGCATTGCGATCTGCTGATCACGCATTCGCATGGAAGGCAAGCGGCGGGGCGGCTGAAAGTGCCGTTCTATCGCGTAGGTTTTCCGATATTCGATCGGCTTGGCGCGGGCCACCAAGTATCCGTCGGCTATCGTGGTACCCGCAATGTGATCTTCCAAATCGCCAATCTCGTGATCGCGCATCGCGACGAGAATGACCGACCTACACCCGATAGGTGGCGGACCACGCCCGGACTGCCACAACACGTGGGGCATCGCCGCTCCACTGGCGCGCCTGAAAGGTCAATTGCATGA
- the nifX gene encoding nitrogen fixation protein NifX: MKVAFATQDLRRVDAHFGWAKNIAIYDVAPSGHVFLKAIEFEGDLEEDGSGDKLAPKIQAIKDCAILYVAAIGGAAAARVVASKIHPIKVSKPESIHVLLEKLESVLKGTPPPWLRKVLAKDQPRSFEFDE, translated from the coding sequence ATGAAGGTCGCTTTTGCCACTCAGGATCTGAGACGCGTCGATGCTCATTTTGGCTGGGCAAAGAATATTGCAATCTACGATGTCGCGCCCAGCGGGCATGTCTTTCTTAAAGCTATCGAGTTTGAGGGCGATCTTGAGGAGGACGGCAGTGGTGACAAGTTGGCGCCAAAGATCCAGGCGATCAAGGATTGCGCCATCCTATACGTCGCGGCCATTGGTGGTGCCGCGGCTGCGCGAGTGGTGGCCAGCAAAATTCATCCTATCAAGGTGAGCAAACCGGAAAGCATTCACGTGTTGCTGGAAAAGCTCGAGTCGGTGCTGAAGGGCACGCCACCTCCCTGGCTGCGCAAGGTCCTTGCAAAGGACCAACCGCGATCGTTTGAGTTCGACGAATGA
- a CDS encoding host specificity protein, with translation MYGRVVGSSSQSTSANQVDEPGDSPRFAETLAGMEPGGSSSETRAYYLNSGPPIVEIDQRSFDRGLRRFLGRDIMNIAINPQEYSDFVSKKAERAATVAGSYSATHYDPARPVRFFSYQLGDETVGLLRAGGPVRIKGETFREKFGRNDLTSVVDLRVTHPLVENAGDILLEHQLREDGDDPLILSKPGLPGMEPRLAEMGFVHVGRNHWVLDPHQHPEVWTKNENDQWQRVGKPTKYLSKVEDDDAAAESTVQADYSDEDDPSVYLERVFTGLSME, from the coding sequence ATGTATGGCAGAGTCGTTGGCTCATCCAGCCAATCCACAAGCGCTAATCAAGTTGATGAACCGGGAGATAGCCCCCGCTTTGCGGAAACACTTGCAGGTATGGAGCCAGGCGGGTCGTCATCTGAAACAAGGGCGTACTATCTGAATTCCGGTCCGCCCATTGTTGAGATCGACCAGCGTTCCTTCGATCGAGGGCTGCGGAGATTTTTGGGCCGCGACATCATGAACATCGCCATTAATCCGCAAGAGTACTCAGACTTCGTATCAAAGAAAGCTGAGCGGGCAGCAACGGTTGCTGGCAGCTATAGCGCCACTCACTATGATCCAGCCAGGCCCGTGCGCTTCTTCAGCTATCAATTGGGTGACGAAACAGTTGGCCTGTTGAGAGCAGGAGGTCCGGTTCGGATCAAGGGGGAGACCTTCCGGGAAAAGTTTGGGCGCAACGATCTCACGTCCGTGGTGGACCTTCGGGTCACTCATCCCCTGGTTGAGAACGCGGGCGATATTTTGCTTGAGCACCAGCTGAGAGAGGATGGTGATGATCCCTTGATCTTGTCAAAACCAGGCTTGCCCGGCATGGAACCCCGCCTAGCAGAAATGGGTTTTGTTCATGTGGGTCGAAATCACTGGGTGCTTGATCCTCACCAGCATCCCGAGGTGTGGACGAAGAATGAGAACGACCAGTGGCAGCGAGTAGGCAAGCCTACGAAGTACCTTAGTAAGGTGGAGGATGATGATGCCGCCGCTGAATCGACGGTCCAGGCGGACTATTCTGACGAAGATGATCCGTCAGTCTATTTGGAGCGCGTCTTCACGGGGCTAAGCATGGAGTAA
- a CDS encoding iron-sulfur cluster assembly accessory protein — protein MINLTDSAVNAIKSAISSSERRAGGLRVMIEAGGCNGFKYKMGIADEPKPDDTVIDCDGLKVFVDSKSREHLAGTTIDFVLAPESSGFTFHNPNAATNCSCGKSFG, from the coding sequence GTGATCAACCTGACCGATAGCGCAGTCAATGCAATCAAGAGCGCGATTTCATCTTCGGAGCGGCGGGCGGGTGGTCTGCGCGTCATGATCGAAGCAGGCGGCTGCAATGGATTCAAATACAAGATGGGCATCGCCGATGAGCCAAAGCCTGACGACACCGTGATCGACTGCGATGGGCTCAAGGTGTTTGTCGATAGCAAGAGCCGAGAGCATCTGGCCGGCACAACCATCGATTTCGTGCTGGCACCGGAGAGCTCTGGCTTTACCTTTCATAACCCGAACGCGGCCACCAACTGCTCCTGTGGAAAATCATTCGGCTGA
- a CDS encoding CCE_0567 family metalloprotein, whose amino-acid sequence MSAKAIQAKMDLHDLSEELPINWTSIMAVAQKAYDVYVELERKSRELKELENT is encoded by the coding sequence GTGTCCGCCAAGGCGATACAGGCCAAGATGGATCTGCACGACCTTTCGGAAGAATTGCCCATCAACTGGACGTCGATTATGGCGGTGGCGCAGAAGGCGTACGATGTCTATGTCGAACTGGAGCGCAAGAGTCGCGAGCTAAAAGAGCTGGAAAATACTTGA
- a CDS encoding Rieske (2Fe-2S) protein, giving the protein MQPTLVYAICSFNDIPSRQAIGFHLMVLEDDGNHRPWPIIVVRWGKKVLGYVNKCPHHSVNLDWEQNEFLDPNGIRLMCGKHGSTFELGTGRCVEGPCQGRALTPIALVVVDGDICAVGVHLAEDDA; this is encoded by the coding sequence ATGCAGCCAACTCTCGTCTATGCGATTTGCAGCTTTAACGACATTCCGAGCCGCCAGGCCATCGGATTTCATCTTATGGTCCTCGAAGATGACGGCAATCACCGGCCGTGGCCCATCATTGTGGTGCGATGGGGCAAGAAGGTGCTTGGCTATGTCAATAAATGCCCGCACCACAGCGTCAATTTGGACTGGGAGCAGAACGAATTCCTCGATCCAAACGGTATCCGGCTGATGTGCGGCAAGCACGGTTCGACCTTCGAACTCGGCACCGGGCGGTGCGTCGAAGGTCCATGTCAAGGTAGAGCGCTTACGCCGATCGCGTTGGTAGTTGTGGATGGCGACATCTGCGCCGTCGGTGTGCATCTCGCGGAGGACGATGCATGA
- the nifS gene encoding cysteine desulfurase NifS: protein MSENRAPIYLDNNATTRTDPSVVQTMLPFFTEQFGNASSAHAFGNEAAIAVRQARRSLSGLLGSAYDHEIVFTSGGTEANNAAILSALATQEGRDEVVTTSVEHSAVLALTEQLAARGVKTRIIAVDACGRLDIEAFRCALGPRTAIASVMWANNETGTIFPVKCLAGWTREAGALFHTDAVQAIGKVRLNLKDSTIDMLSLSAHKLHGPKGVGALYLRKGTKFQPLICGGSQERGRRAGTENIPGIVGLGKAAELAAERLEPERIRIGALRDRLEQGILRNGECVVLGDIRNRLANTTNIAFDHLEGEAIAHRLNRAGIAVSLGSACRSGSMQPSHVLRAMQVPAWRMHGAVRFSLSRETSLAEVDEAVCAVSDIVTRMRASSRATVREQTS, encoded by the coding sequence GTGAGCGAGAATCGAGCGCCGATTTACCTCGATAACAATGCAACGACGCGAACTGATCCATCCGTCGTGCAAACCATGTTGCCTTTCTTCACTGAGCAATTCGGCAATGCCTCGTCCGCGCATGCCTTTGGCAACGAGGCCGCAATTGCGGTGAGGCAGGCACGGAGAAGCTTGAGCGGCCTGCTAGGTAGTGCATACGATCACGAAATCGTCTTCACCTCGGGAGGGACCGAAGCCAATAATGCCGCAATCCTCTCGGCACTTGCAACCCAGGAAGGTCGAGACGAGGTTGTCACCACTTCGGTTGAGCACTCCGCCGTACTTGCGCTAACGGAGCAATTGGCGGCAAGGGGAGTCAAGACGCGCATTATTGCCGTAGATGCTTGCGGCCGGCTCGACATCGAGGCGTTTCGCTGCGCGCTTGGGCCACGCACAGCGATTGCCTCGGTTATGTGGGCCAATAACGAGACCGGAACGATATTTCCCGTGAAGTGTCTGGCCGGGTGGACCCGTGAGGCGGGAGCGCTATTTCACACAGATGCGGTGCAGGCCATTGGTAAAGTACGCTTAAACCTAAAGGACAGCACGATCGACATGCTTTCACTATCCGCGCACAAACTGCACGGCCCGAAGGGGGTAGGTGCGTTATATTTGCGTAAAGGGACAAAATTCCAGCCGCTGATCTGCGGCGGATCACAGGAACGAGGGCGGCGCGCTGGGACCGAGAATATTCCCGGAATCGTCGGACTAGGAAAAGCTGCCGAACTTGCGGCGGAGCGGCTTGAACCCGAGCGCATCCGCATTGGCGCGTTACGTGACCGCCTTGAGCAGGGAATTTTGCGCAATGGCGAGTGCGTTGTGCTTGGCGACATTCGCAATCGTTTGGCGAATACGACTAATATTGCCTTCGACCATCTCGAAGGTGAAGCGATTGCCCACCGTCTTAACCGGGCGGGCATCGCCGTATCGCTCGGGTCAGCCTGCAGGTCGGGCTCAATGCAGCCATCGCATGTTCTGCGTGCCATGCAGGTGCCTGCGTGGCGGATGCACGGCGCCGTGCGCTTTTCTCTTTCGCGCGAAACCTCCCTCGCCGAAGTCGATGAGGCCGTGTGCGCTGTGTCAGATATCGTGACTCGCATGCGCGCCAGCTCCCGCGCCACGGTCAGGGAGCAGACCTCGTGA